The Sporosarcina luteola genome contains a region encoding:
- a CDS encoding DegV family protein, with translation MTKKPIAWITDSTAYISEELKNHPDFYSIPLNIHFGEKQFVDGVDLTPTQLYENIKNATEFPKTSQPSAGEFAEQFKKIAENYEQAIAIHVSAKLSGTLSSSMAGADIAGFPITFIDSLSLSYGITGLIEKGMNLQNEGASVPEIKEQLEKMTSTFKNFIYIGQLEQLYKGGRMSGVQFFLGSLLKVKPIIQITSDGRLEAIDKVRSEKKALQYLVDKVAEGHPKGKGNVYLMQGNVPEQAKQLKDLILSQVPGLSVEIGDISSTLAVHAGEGTIAMLWYE, from the coding sequence ATGACAAAAAAGCCGATAGCATGGATAACAGACAGCACTGCCTATATTTCAGAAGAACTGAAAAATCACCCTGATTTCTATTCGATTCCGTTGAATATACATTTTGGGGAAAAGCAATTTGTCGATGGTGTTGACCTGACACCAACACAATTATACGAAAACATTAAGAACGCGACGGAGTTTCCAAAGACATCCCAACCGTCAGCCGGTGAATTTGCCGAGCAGTTTAAAAAGATTGCGGAAAACTATGAGCAAGCAATCGCAATCCATGTGTCAGCCAAGTTGAGCGGCACTCTCTCCTCTTCCATGGCTGGCGCTGATATCGCGGGCTTCCCTATCACCTTTATCGATTCCCTCTCCTTGTCATATGGGATTACCGGGTTGATAGAGAAAGGGATGAATTTGCAAAACGAAGGAGCATCCGTACCGGAAATCAAAGAACAGCTCGAAAAAATGACGTCAACATTCAAGAATTTCATTTACATCGGCCAACTGGAACAGTTGTACAAAGGCGGCCGAATGAGTGGCGTCCAATTCTTCCTCGGCAGCTTGTTGAAAGTGAAGCCGATCATCCAAATCACGTCTGATGGGAGATTGGAAGCGATTGATAAAGTCCGTTCGGAAAAAAAGGCGCTACAGTATTTAGTCGATAAGGTTGCAGAAGGCCATCCGAAAGGCAAAGGAAATGTGTATTTAATGCAAGGCAATGTACCGGAACAGGCAAAGCAATTGAAAGATTTGATTCTCAGCCAAGTGCCGGGGCTTAGCGTGGAAATCGGCGACATTAGCTCCACCCTCGCCGTTCATGCAGGCGAAGGGACAATTGCAATGTTGTGGTATGAATAA
- a CDS encoding nitroreductase family protein has product MNEQALSVREAIINRRSVKNFNGQPVDLENIMSILEDARWAPNHGLRNPWRFIVAANQEYVKFQDVLREYGVPKWKELSEEDLEKQMKKFRAPGAVVFVVVKEDVRQKERLEDFAAASALIQNAMLLAWDQGIGTCWKTPPFIDNPKFREELGVKSGERIISMLQFGYYDDIPKNRVRTPLEDIVTFYGKEDEQEEA; this is encoded by the coding sequence ATGAATGAACAAGCACTTTCGGTAAGAGAAGCAATCATTAACCGCCGCTCGGTTAAAAACTTTAATGGGCAACCGGTCGATCTTGAAAATATAATGTCCATCTTGGAAGATGCCAGATGGGCGCCGAACCATGGCTTACGTAATCCGTGGCGTTTCATCGTTGCCGCCAACCAGGAATACGTAAAGTTCCAGGATGTCCTAAGAGAATATGGCGTTCCTAAGTGGAAAGAGTTGTCTGAGGAGGACTTGGAGAAGCAAATGAAGAAGTTCCGCGCACCTGGAGCTGTCGTCTTCGTCGTCGTCAAAGAGGACGTACGCCAGAAGGAACGACTGGAAGATTTTGCAGCGGCAAGCGCATTAATTCAAAATGCGATGCTTCTTGCATGGGACCAGGGAATCGGGACATGCTGGAAAACACCGCCATTCATCGACAATCCGAAATTCCGTGAAGAGCTTGGCGTAAAGTCTGGCGAGCGGATCATCAGCATGCTGCAATTCGGCTATTACGATGATATTCCAAAAAACCGTGTACGTACACCGCTTGAAGACATCGTCACGTTTTATGGTAAGGAAGATGAACAGGAAGAGGCATAA